From the genome of Nicotiana sylvestris chromosome 2, ASM39365v2, whole genome shotgun sequence, one region includes:
- the LOC104249365 gene encoding uncharacterized protein yields the protein MTHQVSAIVYSMAPKLEDHGAFTIPCIIGSADFAKSLCDLGESINLMRYSIFKTLGIGQSRPISMRLQMVNRTMKRLLGIIDDVLVHVDQFILSVDFVILDCEVDYEVSIIIGIPFLATGKDLVDVDARELIFRVGDEKFVFHVCKSMRQPNSNEVRYFMDLVTNVIIDETGVVMNVDD from the coding sequence atgactcatcaagtgagtgcaattgtgtACTCAATGGCTCCTAAATTGGAAGATCATGGCGCTTTCACTATCCCTTGTatcattggaagtgccgactttgctaAATCTTTGTGTGATCTTGGggaaagtatcaatttgatgcgcTATTcgattttcaagactttggggaTTGGGCAATCAAGACCCATatctatgagattacaaatggtcAATCGTACCATGAAGAGACTGTTGGGTAtaattgatgatgtgttggttcaTGTTGATCAATTCATTCTTTCGGTGGAttttgttattcttgattgtgaggttgactATGAGGTGTCGATTATTATTGGTatacctttccttgctacgggaaAGGATCTAGTTGATGTTGATGCTAGAGAGCTTATTTTCCGGGTTGGTGATGAGAAATTCGTTTTCCATGTGTGtaaatctatgaggcaacccaATAGTAATGAGGTGCGCTATTTCATGGACTTGGTGACTAATGTGATTATTGATGAAACAGGTGTCGTGATGAATGTGGATGATTGA